One stretch of Terriglobia bacterium DNA includes these proteins:
- a CDS encoding valine--tRNA ligase, translating to MEIDKEYRPETVEARWNREWFEQRLFEAKPESGRRPWSIVLPPPNITGNLHIGHVLNHTLHDVLARWHRMRGWDVLWLPGTDHAGIATQMVVERELAQEGKARHAVGREAFVARVWEWKRSYGGRIVDALKGLGASCDWTRERFTLDDGLSRAVRTVFVRLHREGLIYRDRYIVNWCPRCRTAISDLETVHEPLRGKLYTVRYPAADGKGKGILVATTRPETMLGDSAVAVHPDDERYRSLVGRQLNLPLANRTIPVIADAFVDPAFGTGAVKVTPAHDPNDFLAGQRHGLPQPVVIDTSGRMTAEAGEYAGLDRLQARKRIVQRLEEQGLLHDVKDHEHAVGHCQRCGTMIEPLLSTQWFVRIAPLAGPAIEAVRDGRMQFVPASWSKTYFEWMANIHDWCISRQLWWGHRIPAWYCDACGNIEVSEEDPSACGRCGGPLRQDEDVLDTWFSSALWPFSTLGWPDRTPDLERYYPTSLLITGFDIIFFWVARMMMMGLKFMGDVPFREVYIHGLVRDEQGQKMSKSKGNTIEPSELQSRFGTDAVRFTLAILAAPGNDIPLSPERMEGYRAFANKLWNACRFVLLRLGDGEPSAATAASSLTLTDRWIVSRTHQVIREVDAALEQYRFDRAADALYHFVWHEFCDWYIEFVKPDLAAPRDGATGGEAVRAATARAVLLEVLDTLLRLLHPFMPHLTEELWQKIPHRGDYLAVAEWPKADEARLDVKAERDVEILQDLVVRIRNLRAESNIDPSRRVEVLIHASSPRNARLVSDEADLVATLCRAGSVRVVDAFEAGLIAARGVVRGLEVAVPLAGLLDLDVERARLGRELARIDTEVEGRARKLGNESFLLRAPAEVVERERAAQKEMLDKKRRIESTLASLSGGPRP from the coding sequence ATGGAGATCGACAAGGAATACCGCCCCGAGACCGTCGAGGCGCGTTGGAACCGGGAGTGGTTCGAGCAGCGGCTGTTCGAGGCCAAGCCGGAATCGGGGCGCCGCCCGTGGAGCATCGTGCTGCCGCCGCCGAACATCACCGGCAACCTCCACATCGGCCACGTCCTCAACCACACGCTGCACGACGTGCTCGCGCGGTGGCACCGCATGCGGGGATGGGACGTGCTCTGGCTCCCGGGAACCGACCACGCCGGAATCGCGACCCAGATGGTGGTGGAGCGGGAACTCGCCCAGGAGGGCAAGGCCCGCCACGCCGTCGGTCGCGAAGCGTTCGTCGCGCGGGTTTGGGAATGGAAGCGGAGCTACGGCGGCCGGATCGTCGATGCGCTCAAGGGGCTCGGCGCCTCGTGCGACTGGACGCGGGAGCGCTTCACGCTGGACGACGGGCTCTCGCGCGCGGTCCGGACCGTGTTCGTCCGGCTGCACCGCGAGGGTCTGATCTACCGTGACCGGTACATCGTGAACTGGTGCCCTCGCTGCCGCACCGCGATCTCCGACCTCGAGACCGTCCACGAGCCTCTTCGGGGGAAGCTGTACACGGTCCGCTACCCGGCGGCCGACGGGAAGGGGAAGGGCATCCTCGTGGCCACGACCCGGCCGGAGACGATGCTTGGGGACTCCGCGGTTGCGGTGCACCCCGACGACGAGCGTTACCGCTCGCTGGTCGGGCGGCAGCTCAACCTGCCGCTCGCGAATCGCACGATACCGGTGATCGCCGACGCGTTCGTGGACCCCGCCTTCGGCACCGGCGCCGTGAAGGTCACGCCGGCGCACGATCCCAACGACTTCTTGGCCGGCCAGCGGCACGGACTCCCGCAGCCCGTGGTCATCGACACCTCCGGCCGGATGACCGCGGAGGCGGGGGAGTACGCCGGCCTCGACCGGCTCCAAGCGCGGAAGCGCATCGTCCAGCGCCTCGAGGAGCAGGGGCTGCTGCACGACGTCAAGGACCACGAGCACGCGGTGGGGCACTGTCAGCGGTGCGGAACGATGATCGAGCCGCTGCTGTCCACGCAGTGGTTCGTTCGCATCGCCCCGCTGGCCGGCCCCGCCATCGAGGCGGTGCGGGACGGGCGCATGCAGTTCGTCCCCGCGTCCTGGTCCAAGACGTACTTCGAGTGGATGGCCAACATCCACGATTGGTGCATCTCCCGCCAGCTCTGGTGGGGACACCGGATCCCCGCCTGGTACTGCGACGCGTGCGGCAACATCGAGGTCTCGGAGGAAGACCCCTCCGCCTGCGGTCGGTGCGGCGGGCCGCTCCGCCAGGACGAGGACGTGCTCGACACGTGGTTCTCCTCGGCCCTCTGGCCGTTCAGCACGCTGGGGTGGCCCGACCGGACCCCCGATCTCGAGCGCTACTACCCCACGAGCCTCCTCATCACCGGCTTCGACATCATCTTCTTCTGGGTCGCGCGGATGATGATGATGGGGCTCAAGTTCATGGGGGACGTTCCGTTCCGGGAGGTGTACATCCACGGTCTGGTGCGCGACGAGCAGGGCCAGAAGATGTCGAAGTCCAAGGGAAACACCATCGAGCCGTCGGAGCTGCAGTCCCGATTCGGCACCGATGCGGTCCGCTTCACCTTGGCGATCCTCGCCGCGCCCGGCAACGACATCCCGCTGTCCCCGGAGCGGATGGAGGGGTACCGCGCCTTCGCGAACAAGCTCTGGAACGCGTGCCGTTTCGTGCTGCTGAGGCTCGGGGACGGCGAGCCTTCTGCGGCCACGGCGGCCTCGTCCCTCACGCTGACCGACCGCTGGATCGTGTCGCGCACCCATCAGGTGATCCGCGAGGTCGACGCGGCACTGGAGCAGTACCGGTTCGACCGCGCCGCTGACGCTCTCTACCACTTCGTGTGGCACGAGTTCTGCGACTGGTACATCGAGTTCGTGAAGCCCGATCTCGCCGCGCCCCGGGACGGGGCCACGGGGGGCGAAGCGGTTCGCGCCGCCACCGCCCGCGCCGTGCTCCTCGAGGTCCTCGACACACTCCTCCGCCTCCTGCACCCGTTCATGCCGCACCTGACGGAGGAGCTCTGGCAGAAGATCCCGCACCGGGGGGATTACCTGGCGGTGGCCGAGTGGCCGAAGGCGGACGAGGCGCGCCTCGACGTCAAAGCCGAGCGGGACGTTGAAATCCTGCAGGACCTGGTGGTGAGGATCCGGAACCTCCGCGCGGAGTCGAACATCGATCCTTCGCGCCGGGTCGAGGTGCTCATCCACGCGTCGAGCCCGAGGAACGCGCGGCTCGTGAGCGACGAGGCCGATCTCGTCGCGACGCTGTGCCGCGCCGGCTCCGTGCGTGTCGTGGATGCGTTCGAGGCCGGCCTCATCGCGGCCCGCGGCGTGGTCCGCGGGCTCGAGGTGGCGGTGCCTCTCGCGGGGCTCCTCGATCTCGACGTCGAGCGAGCCCGTCTCGGTCGGGAGCTCGCCCGCATCGACACGGAGGTCGAGGGCCGGGCCCGCAAGCTCGGCAACGAGTCGTTCCTGCTCAGAGCGCCGGCCGAGGTGGTCGAGCGCGAGCGCGCGGCGCAGAAGGAGATGCTCGACAAGAAGAGACGAATCGAAAGCACCCTGGCCTCGCTGAGCGGCGGACCCCGGCCGTGA
- a CDS encoding response regulator: MSRTILLADDSVTIRKVVELTFGDTDFRVEAVESGREALERLDTLKPDIILADVVMPGPTGYEICKRVKASSRPVPVLLLAGTFEPFDPDRARECGADGHLVKPFESRTLVQRVEHLLARGPRSLAPRVEPAEDLELEAVLDDLAARDMASAPVPSIPPEAEETPWAASSPAVEPEAAAREELHGAVFDAPETPAVPTTPTPLWALEAVATSFEPGATSAGAAEAPALPPPTLEAPTGRTALSPEEIEAIARAVVERLGGEALREVAWEVVPDLAEAVIRERLREIEREEQGRG, from the coding sequence ATGAGCAGGACGATCCTGTTGGCCGACGACAGCGTCACCATCCGAAAGGTGGTCGAGCTCACCTTCGGCGACACGGACTTCCGCGTGGAGGCGGTGGAATCGGGGAGGGAGGCGCTGGAGCGCCTCGACACGCTGAAGCCCGACATCATCCTGGCGGATGTCGTGATGCCCGGCCCCACGGGGTACGAGATCTGCAAGCGGGTCAAGGCGTCCTCGCGCCCGGTGCCGGTGCTCCTCCTCGCCGGGACGTTCGAGCCTTTTGACCCGGACCGCGCCCGGGAGTGCGGCGCCGACGGCCACCTCGTCAAGCCGTTCGAGTCGAGGACGCTGGTGCAGCGGGTCGAACACCTTCTGGCTCGAGGGCCGCGATCGCTCGCGCCACGGGTCGAGCCCGCGGAGGACTTGGAGCTCGAAGCGGTTCTCGACGATCTGGCTGCGCGGGACATGGCCTCCGCGCCGGTGCCCTCCATCCCGCCCGAGGCGGAGGAGACCCCCTGGGCGGCCTCGTCCCCGGCCGTGGAGCCGGAGGCGGCGGCGCGCGAGGAACTGCACGGCGCGGTGTTCGACGCGCCCGAGACGCCCGCGGTCCCCACGACCCCGACGCCTCTCTGGGCCCTCGAGGCGGTCGCGACGTCGTTCGAGCCCGGGGCGACCTCCGCCGGCGCGGCGGAGGCGCCGGCCTTGCCGCCTCCGACGCTCGAGGCCCCCACCGGCCGCACCGCGCTGTCCCCGGAGGAGATCGAAGCCATCGCCCGCGCCGTCGTCGAGCGGCTCGGGGGCGAGGCGCTCCGCGAGGTCGCGTGGGAGGTCGTACCGGACCTCGCCGAGGCCGTGATTCGGGAGCGACTCAGGGAGATCGAGCGCGAGGAGCAAGGACGCGGCTGA
- a CDS encoding cobalamin B12-binding domain-containing protein, which produces MSEGQRLRLLVGKVGLDGHDRGAKIIARAFRDAGFEVIYTGLHQSPEMVVNTAIQEDVDGVALSVLSGAHNYLFPRVIELLRERGAGDIAVFGGGIVPEQDIPALRAAGVREIFTPGTTTDQAVTWVKDHIRPRKL; this is translated from the coding sequence GTGAGCGAGGGACAGAGGCTCAGGTTGCTCGTGGGGAAGGTCGGGTTGGACGGGCACGACCGAGGCGCGAAGATCATCGCCCGGGCGTTCCGTGACGCGGGGTTCGAGGTGATCTACACCGGCCTCCACCAGTCCCCGGAGATGGTGGTCAACACCGCCATCCAGGAGGACGTGGACGGCGTGGCGCTCTCGGTCCTTTCCGGCGCTCACAACTACCTGTTCCCGCGCGTGATCGAGCTGCTGCGGGAGCGCGGCGCCGGCGACATCGCCGTCTTCGGAGGAGGCATCGTCCCGGAGCAGGACATTCCCGCGCTCAGGGCCGCGGGAGTCCGCGAGATCTTCACCCCGGGCACGACCACCGATCAGGCGGTGACCTGGGTCAAGGACCACATCCGTCCGCGGAAGCTCTAG